A portion of the Stigmatella aurantiaca DW4/3-1 genome contains these proteins:
- a CDS encoding ATP-binding protein, with protein MSDRRVTAAPQESIPTPLPERQGASVGESVAGGWESELPYRELFLTVAELIPEALYTKDLQGRYTYINSAGARYLGLPIPEIIGRKDSELMTPEEAQNTLEFDRQTLLAGRTLHAEMTEFLGGVRREWISTKGIIRRADGQMVGMFGISRDVSEHRRSEAAQLQSEALFRATASSSFDAFFLLREDPEGLRLLRLNSHGEALLGCQATEAEGGLFTDFPQAGFIAPPHLCQEVWRTGKPHDEEIEQALPQQGRRWFRRQLSAVGNCMAVMLRDITRQRENELRLRLNERMAAIGMLAAGVAHEINNPLAFVSSNLNFIDTELRRPPPSAVDMAELKEAISDAREGAERMRIIVQSLKALSRGDSITTQPVDLHEVLENSVHLAWSRLRSKGRLVRDYGELSPVLGNSVQLSQVFVNLIINAAQALRKTGGEIRLVTRMHSPHRALVEVHDNGCGIAAEHLDRIFEPFFTTKPVGEGTGLGLSISHDIIRGLGGELSVSSTLDVGTTFRILLPASPEAPPQDTLPADKGVH; from the coding sequence ATGAGTGATCGCCGTGTGACGGCCGCGCCGCAGGAGTCGATACCGACCCCGCTCCCCGAACGGCAGGGCGCGTCCGTTGGAGAATCCGTCGCCGGTGGCTGGGAATCCGAGCTCCCCTACCGAGAGCTCTTCCTGACCGTGGCGGAGCTGATCCCCGAAGCGCTCTACACGAAGGATCTCCAGGGCCGTTACACCTATATCAACAGCGCGGGGGCCCGGTACCTGGGGCTGCCCATCCCGGAGATCATCGGCCGCAAGGACAGCGAGTTGATGACGCCCGAGGAGGCGCAAAACACGCTGGAGTTCGACCGGCAGACGCTGCTGGCCGGGCGCACCCTCCACGCGGAGATGACGGAATTTCTGGGAGGCGTGCGGCGCGAGTGGATCTCCACCAAGGGGATCATCCGCCGCGCCGATGGACAGATGGTGGGGATGTTCGGCATCTCCCGGGATGTCTCCGAGCACCGGCGCAGCGAAGCGGCCCAACTGCAAAGCGAGGCGCTCTTCCGCGCAACGGCCAGCAGCAGCTTCGACGCCTTCTTCCTGCTCCGGGAGGACCCCGAAGGCCTGCGTCTTCTGCGCCTCAACTCCCATGGCGAGGCCCTGCTGGGCTGCCAGGCAACGGAGGCCGAGGGAGGCCTCTTCACGGACTTTCCGCAGGCGGGCTTCATCGCGCCGCCGCACCTGTGCCAGGAGGTGTGGCGAACCGGGAAGCCGCATGACGAGGAGATCGAGCAGGCGTTGCCACAACAGGGCCGCCGCTGGTTTCGGAGGCAGCTGAGCGCGGTGGGCAATTGCATGGCCGTCATGCTGCGGGACATCACCCGGCAGCGTGAGAACGAGCTGCGGCTGCGGCTCAACGAGCGGATGGCCGCCATTGGCATGCTGGCCGCCGGGGTGGCCCATGAGATCAACAACCCGCTGGCGTTCGTCTCCAGCAACCTCAACTTCATCGACACCGAGCTGCGCAGGCCCCCTCCTTCCGCGGTTGACATGGCCGAACTCAAGGAGGCCATCTCCGACGCGCGGGAAGGCGCCGAGCGCATGCGAATCATCGTCCAGAGCTTGAAGGCGCTCTCCCGCGGCGACTCCATCACCACCCAGCCCGTGGACCTGCACGAGGTCCTGGAGAACTCGGTTCATCTGGCCTGGAGCCGGTTGCGCAGCAAGGGACGGCTGGTGCGCGACTATGGAGAGCTCTCACCCGTGCTGGGCAACTCGGTGCAGCTCTCCCAGGTCTTCGTCAACCTGATCATCAACGCCGCGCAGGCGCTGCGGAAGACGGGCGGGGAGATCCGGCTGGTGACCCGCATGCACAGCCCCCACCGGGCGCTGGTCGAGGTGCACGACAACGGCTGCGGCATCGCCGCCGAGCACTTGGACCGCATCTTCGAGCCCTTCTTCACCACCAAGCCCGTGGGAGAGGGCACGGGCCTGGGGCTGTCCATCAGCCACGACATCATCCGCGGCCTGGGGGGAGAGCTGTCGGTGAGCAGCACCCTGGACGTGGGGACCACGTTCCGGATCCTGCTCCCAGCGAGCCCCGAAGCCCCCCCGCAGGACACCCTGCCGGCCGACAAGGGGGTTCACTGA